One Nitrospinota bacterium genomic region harbors:
- a CDS encoding class I SAM-dependent methyltransferase — translation MLKAGLTKLSEEKLYRSQNNFYENAYKTGHTPWSVDGKPSGNLQKSLKEIAQKLPNRIALDLGCGEGRHSSYLSENGFKVIGIDMQETALKNAGRRKGKGVLYILGDIFRIPVKENSFGLVIDYGVFHHIRRKDTKVFLNFLFSLLVPGGYIILTCFSRKFRHANGKTYKNGYACHHGHYDRFSSRKELIAIFSRYFSITGISENSDGFYNMVLQKKIE, via the coding sequence ATGTTAAAAGCAGGGCTGACAAAACTTTCGGAAGAAAAGCTTTACCGCAGTCAGAACAATTTTTACGAAAATGCCTATAAAACCGGGCATACCCCCTGGTCCGTTGACGGAAAACCGTCAGGGAACCTGCAAAAATCGCTGAAGGAGATCGCACAAAAACTCCCTAATAGAATTGCGCTAGACCTCGGATGCGGCGAAGGGAGACACTCTTCGTACCTTTCGGAGAACGGTTTTAAGGTTATCGGGATTGACATGCAGGAGACCGCCTTGAAAAACGCCGGCAGAAGAAAGGGGAAGGGTGTTTTATATATTCTTGGAGATATCTTTCGCATCCCCGTCAAGGAGAATAGTTTCGGCCTGGTGATAGACTACGGCGTTTTTCACCATATTCGCAGAAAAGATACAAAGGTATTCCTGAATTTCCTTTTTTCTCTCCTCGTGCCGGGGGGGTATATTATCCTCACATGTTTCAGCCGAAAATTCCGGCACGCAAACGGAAAAACCTACAAGAATGGGTACGCCTGCCACCACGGCCATTACGACAGATTTTCGTCGAGAAAGGAGCTAATTGCCATCTTCAGCCGATATTTTTCCATTACTGGCATTTCCGAAAACAGCGACGGTTTTTACAATATGGTATTGCAGAAAAAGATAGAATAG